In one window of Myxococcales bacterium DNA:
- a CDS encoding response regulator → MALLREVTEADNKREARASTSPPTSGVASGDEASAIELGALRADLDAAKLRLAAVGRVGHDINNALAVVVALASSLADTSADEDTRIDAKTILQASERITSLSKRLSALAKGVPVHAEGESPASGRASVAPSAPLLEARGVLVVVVDDEPVVAKSTARLLERYGFSTAVCVEPADAYDALAKAAPGRRCLLTDVVMPGISGVDLALEARRRFPDLPVLLMSGYTGNVDVAASGLECVEKPFEGKYVAQRLLALVGGAAAVP, encoded by the coding sequence GTGGCACTTCTTAGGGAAGTGACCGAAGCCGACAACAAACGTGAAGCGCGCGCCTCGACCTCGCCGCCCACTTCCGGCGTCGCGAGCGGCGATGAGGCGAGCGCCATCGAGCTCGGGGCGCTTCGAGCGGACCTAGACGCGGCGAAGCTGCGGCTAGCCGCCGTGGGCCGTGTCGGCCACGACATCAACAACGCGCTCGCCGTCGTGGTGGCGTTGGCGTCGAGCCTCGCCGACACGAGCGCCGACGAAGACACTCGCATCGACGCGAAGACCATCTTGCAGGCGAGCGAGCGCATCACGAGCCTCTCGAAGCGTCTCTCGGCGCTGGCAAAGGGCGTTCCCGTTCATGCCGAGGGCGAGTCGCCGGCGTCGGGACGTGCGAGCGTGGCGCCTTCGGCGCCTCTGCTCGAAGCTCGCGGCGTTCTGGTGGTGGTCGTCGATGACGAGCCGGTTGTGGCGAAGAGCACCGCGCGGTTGCTCGAGCGTTATGGATTCTCAACGGCCGTTTGCGTCGAGCCCGCGGACGCCTACGACGCGCTGGCGAAGGCCGCGCCGGGGCGGCGATGCCTCCTCACCGATGTGGTTATGCCCGGGATCTCCGGGGTCGATCTTGCCCTTGAGGCGCGGCGCCGGTTTCCCGATCTTCCGGTCCTCTTGATGTCCGGCTACACGGGCAACGTCGACGTCGCCGCGAGCGGCCTCGAGTGCGTCGAAAAGCCCTTCGAGGGCAAATATGTCGCGCAGCGGTTGCTCGCCCTCGTCGGCGGCGCTGCTGCCGTCCCGTAG
- the pgi gene encoding glucose-6-phosphate isomerase — MPSLTESPSWRALAHHHGALGATHMRDLFAKDAARFETFSLRVGELLIDYSKNRVTAETMALLVALAEASGVASVRDAMFAGEKINGTEGRAVLHVALRNETRPMLVDGRDVMPEVRAAREKMKSFATRIGDGTWRGHTGKAIAHIVNIGIGGSDLGPVMVTEALRPYKRPQVEAHFVSNVDGTHLAETLKRVDAETTLFIVASKTFTTQETLMNARSARAWLVERLGEGAVPKHFVAVSTAEVEVKRFGIDPENMFPFWDWVGGRYSLWSSIGLVIACTLGFEHFEALLKGAHEMDEHFRSAPLDANAPVLLALLGVWYANFFGAETHALLPYDQYLHRFPAYFQQGDMESNGKSVDRDGRRIDDYTTGPIVWGEPGTNGQHAFYQLIHQGTRLVPADFLVPLASHNPLGDHHRVLLANCFAQSEALMRGKTTDEARSELQQSGLSAADVERLAPHKTFSGNRPSNTIVFPKLTPRVLGQLLALYEHKIFVQGIVWDIYSFDQWGVELGKQLAKTIDAELAGGPPGAHDASTAALIKLARTA; from the coding sequence ATGCCCTCACTCACTGAATCACCGTCCTGGCGCGCGCTTGCACACCACCACGGGGCCTTGGGCGCCACCCACATGCGCGACCTTTTCGCGAAGGACGCCGCTCGTTTCGAGACCTTTTCGCTCCGCGTCGGGGAGCTCCTCATCGACTACTCAAAGAACAGGGTCACCGCGGAGACGATGGCCCTCTTGGTCGCGCTCGCCGAGGCCTCAGGGGTCGCGAGCGTTCGCGACGCGATGTTCGCCGGAGAGAAGATCAACGGAACGGAGGGACGCGCCGTCTTGCACGTGGCGCTGCGCAACGAGACGCGTCCGATGCTCGTCGACGGCCGAGACGTCATGCCTGAGGTGCGGGCGGCTCGCGAGAAGATGAAGTCCTTCGCCACGCGCATCGGCGACGGCACCTGGCGAGGTCACACCGGCAAGGCCATCGCGCACATCGTCAACATCGGCATCGGCGGCTCTGACCTCGGCCCCGTGATGGTGACGGAAGCGCTACGCCCCTACAAGCGCCCGCAGGTCGAGGCCCACTTCGTCTCGAATGTCGACGGCACGCACCTCGCGGAGACGCTCAAGCGCGTCGACGCGGAGACGACCCTGTTCATCGTCGCCTCGAAGACTTTCACGACGCAGGAGACGCTGATGAACGCGCGCTCGGCGCGGGCGTGGCTCGTCGAACGCCTCGGCGAAGGCGCCGTTCCGAAGCACTTCGTCGCCGTGTCGACGGCGGAAGTCGAGGTGAAGAGGTTCGGCATCGACCCCGAAAACATGTTCCCGTTTTGGGACTGGGTGGGCGGTCGCTACTCCTTGTGGTCGTCGATCGGCCTCGTCATCGCGTGCACGCTTGGCTTCGAGCACTTCGAAGCGTTGCTGAAGGGCGCGCACGAGATGGACGAGCACTTTCGGTCGGCGCCCCTCGATGCGAACGCGCCCGTGCTCCTGGCGCTCCTCGGAGTCTGGTACGCCAACTTCTTCGGCGCCGAGACCCACGCGCTCTTGCCCTACGATCAGTATCTCCACCGGTTCCCCGCCTACTTTCAGCAGGGCGACATGGAGAGCAACGGCAAGAGCGTCGATCGCGACGGGCGCCGCATCGACGACTACACCACGGGCCCCATCGTCTGGGGCGAGCCGGGCACGAACGGGCAGCACGCGTTCTACCAGCTCATTCACCAGGGGACGCGCCTCGTGCCGGCGGACTTCCTGGTTCCCCTCGCCTCGCACAACCCGCTCGGCGACCACCACCGCGTCTTGCTCGCCAACTGCTTCGCACAAAGCGAAGCGTTGATGCGAGGGAAGACGACCGACGAGGCTCGCAGCGAGCTCCAGCAGTCTGGGCTGTCAGCGGCCGACGTCGAGCGGCTCGCTCCGCACAAGACGTTCTCGGGAAACCGTCCTTCGAACACGATCGTGTTCCCCAAGCTCACGCCGCGCGTCCTCGGACAGCTGCTCGCCCTCTACGAGCACAAGATCTTCGTGCAGGGCATCGTCTGGGACATCTACTCGTTCGATCAGTGGGGCGTCGAGCTGGGCAAGCAACTCGCAAAGACCATCGACGCTGAGCTCGCCGGCGGTCCACCGGGAGCGCACGACGCCTCGACGGCGGCGCTCATCAAGCTCGCGCGAACGGCATGA